The Halosimplex litoreum genome has a window encoding:
- the hisG gene encoding ATP phosphoribosyltransferase, with protein sequence MRIAVPNKGRLHDPAIDLLDRAGLHVVDGADRKLYAQTVDPDVTVLYARAADIPEYVADGAADVGITGLDQAEEADTGALVDLLDLEFGSCRLVLAAPEDGDIESVEDLDGGTVATEFPNVTRDFFAERDIEVDIAEVSGATELTPHVDIADAIVDITSTGTTLRMNRLAEIADVLDSSVRLFAREDVADDEKVQQIRMALESVLSAEGKRYLMMNVPEGRLDDVKEVLPGMGGPTVMDIAGKEDVAVHAVVDERAVFETINALKEVGASDVLVTEIERLVE encoded by the coding sequence ATGCGCATCGCCGTCCCCAACAAGGGTCGCCTGCACGACCCGGCGATCGATCTCTTAGACCGGGCCGGCCTCCACGTCGTCGACGGGGCCGACCGGAAGCTCTACGCTCAGACCGTCGACCCCGACGTGACCGTCCTCTACGCCCGCGCCGCCGACATCCCCGAGTACGTCGCCGACGGCGCCGCCGACGTGGGTATCACGGGCCTCGACCAGGCCGAGGAGGCCGACACCGGCGCGCTCGTCGACCTGCTCGACTTGGAGTTCGGCTCGTGCCGACTGGTGCTGGCGGCGCCCGAGGACGGCGACATCGAGTCCGTCGAAGATCTGGACGGCGGCACCGTCGCCACGGAGTTCCCGAACGTCACCCGCGATTTCTTCGCCGAGCGCGATATCGAGGTGGACATCGCGGAGGTGTCGGGCGCGACGGAACTCACGCCGCACGTCGACATCGCCGACGCCATCGTCGATATCACCTCGACGGGCACCACGCTGCGGATGAACCGCCTCGCCGAGATCGCCGACGTCCTGGACTCGTCCGTCCGCCTGTTCGCCCGCGAGGACGTGGCCGACGACGAGAAGGTCCAGCAGATCCGCATGGCGCTCGAATCCGTGCTCTCCGCCGAGGGCAAGCGCTACCTGATGATGAACGTCCCCGAGGGCCGTCTGGACGACGTGAAAGAGGTGCTGCCGGGGATGGGCGGCCCGACGGTGATGGACATCGCCGGCAAGGAGGACGTGGCCGTCCACGCCGTCGTCGACGAGCGCGCGGTGTTCGAGACTATCAACGCGCTCAAAGAGGTGGGCGCCAGCGACGTGCTCGTCACCGAGATCGAGCGGCTGGTGGAGTGA
- a CDS encoding zinc-dependent alcohol dehydrogenase family protein, translated as MRAAVFTDYGEPLDVREVDDPEPEPHGAVVAVEACGVCRSDWHAWQGDWEWRGLDPVPGHILGHEPAGHVVAVGEEVTGVSEGDHVAVPFNLGDGSCHLCRTGHSNICENRQALGLQPAAPGAFAEQVPVPHAEHNLVTLPEGVSSVDMAGLGCRFMTAFHGLAHRADVGAGDWFVVHGCGGVGLSAVQIADALGANVIGVDLMDDKLDFAEEQGAVETVNASAVDDPAAEVRDITDGGADVSMDALGIETTCRNAVKSLGKTGQHVQVGLTTKEAGGNLPLPTDEMVTAEIDFLGALGMPPERYDEIFRMVATGKLDPAAIITERIGLEDVSGVLDDMTDFETVGIPVIDEF; from the coding sequence ATGCGCGCAGCAGTCTTCACGGATTACGGCGAACCGCTGGACGTGCGGGAGGTCGACGACCCCGAGCCCGAGCCCCACGGCGCGGTCGTCGCCGTCGAGGCCTGCGGAGTGTGTCGCAGCGACTGGCACGCCTGGCAGGGCGACTGGGAGTGGCGCGGCCTCGACCCGGTCCCGGGCCACATCCTGGGTCACGAGCCCGCCGGCCACGTCGTCGCCGTCGGCGAGGAAGTAACGGGCGTCTCCGAGGGCGACCACGTCGCCGTCCCGTTCAACCTCGGCGACGGGTCCTGTCACCTCTGTCGGACCGGCCACTCCAACATCTGCGAGAACCGCCAGGCACTGGGCCTCCAGCCCGCCGCACCCGGTGCCTTCGCCGAGCAGGTGCCGGTCCCCCACGCCGAGCACAACCTCGTCACGCTCCCCGAAGGGGTCTCGTCGGTGGACATGGCCGGGCTGGGCTGTCGGTTCATGACCGCCTTCCACGGACTGGCCCACAGGGCGGACGTGGGCGCTGGCGACTGGTTCGTCGTCCACGGTTGCGGCGGCGTCGGCCTCTCGGCGGTCCAGATCGCCGACGCGCTCGGCGCCAACGTGATCGGCGTCGACCTGATGGACGACAAGCTCGACTTCGCAGAGGAACAGGGCGCCGTCGAGACCGTCAACGCGAGCGCGGTCGACGACCCCGCCGCGGAAGTCCGCGATATCACCGACGGCGGTGCCGACGTGTCGATGGACGCGCTGGGTATCGAGACCACCTGCCGCAACGCCGTCAAGAGCCTCGGCAAGACCGGCCAGCACGTCCAGGTCGGGCTGACGACGAAGGAGGCCGGCGGGAACCTGCCGCTGCCGACCGACGAGATGGTCACCGCCGAGATCGACTTCCTCGGCGCGCTCGGGATGCCGCCCGAGCGCTACGACGAGATCTTCCGGATGGTCGCCACCGGGAAGCTCGACCCCGCCGCGATCATCACCGAGCGCATCGGCCTCGAAGACGTCTCGGGCGTCCTCGACGACATGACCGACTTCGAGACGGTCGGGATTCCCGTCATCGACGAGTTCTGA
- a CDS encoding acyl-CoA thioester hydrolase/BAAT C-terminal domain-containing protein: MVERLDRRRFLATVGAASAALVPGCGSGDTATETGQPGPDPTAERTATAGAGETAGRPTATAATDLVVEAPATHPQDRPAEIRLTGADPGAEVSLTASTPSYGGQTWTSEATFEADEDGVVDLAEATPVSGTYESADPMGWLWSMRPSAGSQPFYYSGDARQAVTLRATDADGTVETEVDLRLYDPDITVEAVETDELVGYCYEPAGEGPHPGVLALHGSGGNPIQRRSALLATRGYAALSVKYFGEGEPIPDTHDSVPLEYFERAQSWLRAREGVRDVPVGVLGVSRGGELALLLGARFDWVGAVVSYVGSAVVWEGGSADPPNVPWTHGGDPVAHLTWDSGFRTSDEGHYRFRPAADERLDSVAESELEAATIAVEEAAAPVLMLSGTDDQVWPSVRLLAVGAERLREADFDHAFEHRSYDGAGHGVTAPYLPTAGRRVISGQLFGGAPAADARANADSWPAVLDYLDRGLRAD, encoded by the coding sequence ATGGTCGAGAGACTGGACCGGCGCCGCTTTCTCGCGACGGTGGGGGCGGCGTCGGCCGCCTTGGTCCCGGGGTGTGGCAGCGGAGACACGGCGACGGAGACGGGCCAGCCCGGGCCCGACCCGACGGCCGAGCGGACTGCGACCGCGGGTGCGGGAGAGACGGCGGGACGGCCGACCGCGACGGCCGCGACCGACCTCGTCGTCGAGGCGCCGGCCACCCATCCGCAAGACCGGCCGGCCGAGATACGGCTCACGGGCGCCGATCCCGGCGCGGAGGTGTCACTGACGGCGTCGACGCCGAGCTACGGCGGGCAGACCTGGACCAGCGAGGCGACCTTCGAGGCCGACGAGGACGGGGTGGTGGACCTCGCCGAGGCGACGCCGGTCTCGGGAACGTACGAGTCGGCCGACCCGATGGGGTGGCTCTGGTCGATGCGACCCAGCGCGGGCAGCCAGCCGTTCTACTACAGCGGTGACGCCCGACAGGCGGTGACTCTCCGGGCGACCGACGCCGACGGGACCGTCGAGACGGAGGTGGACCTGCGGTTGTACGACCCGGACATCACGGTCGAGGCCGTCGAGACCGACGAACTGGTGGGATACTGCTACGAGCCGGCGGGCGAGGGGCCACACCCGGGCGTGTTGGCGCTCCACGGGTCGGGCGGGAATCCGATCCAGCGCCGCTCGGCGTTGCTGGCGACGCGGGGGTACGCGGCGCTGTCGGTCAAGTACTTCGGCGAGGGCGAGCCGATCCCGGACACCCACGACAGCGTGCCGCTGGAGTACTTCGAGCGCGCGCAGTCCTGGCTGCGCGCACGCGAGGGCGTCCGCGACGTGCCGGTCGGCGTCCTCGGGGTATCGCGCGGCGGCGAACTCGCGCTGTTGCTCGGGGCTCGGTTCGACTGGGTGGGCGCGGTCGTCTCCTACGTCGGGAGCGCCGTCGTCTGGGAGGGTGGCAGCGCCGACCCTCCGAACGTCCCGTGGACTCACGGGGGCGACCCGGTCGCGCATCTAACCTGGGACAGCGGGTTCCGGACGAGCGACGAGGGCCACTACCGCTTCCGTCCGGCGGCCGACGAGCGACTGGATTCGGTGGCCGAGTCGGAGCTCGAGGCGGCGACCATCGCCGTCGAGGAGGCCGCCGCTCCGGTGCTCATGCTGTCTGGCACCGACGACCAGGTGTGGCCGTCGGTTCGTCTGCTGGCCGTCGGCGCCGAACGTCTGCGAGAGGCCGACTTCGACCACGCGTTCGAACACCGGAGCTACGACGGCGCCGGGCACGGTGTCACCGCGCCCTACCTCCCGACCGCCGGTCGACGGGTGATCTCCGGACAGCTGTTCGGTGGCGCTCCGGCCGCCGACGCCCGCGCCAACGCCGACTCCTGGCCGGCAGTGTTGGACTACCTCGACCGCGGGCTCCGCGCCGACTGA
- a CDS encoding amidohydrolase, whose protein sequence is MSDLLVAGGQVLRPDLTVERADVLVDRESGDVADVVEPGTADAAERLDASGGLVIPGLINAHGHVAMTLLRGYADDKPLDAWLQEDIWPVEAELTADDIAAGAELGIVEMIKSGTTAFSDMYFHVDRIADAVERAGVRAVLGHTAVTVGKDDEAARADMQRSLDVAKELDDAADGRVTTTFQPHSLTTVGEEYLREFVPKAREADLPIHFHANETENEVDPIVDEHGLRPLEYAADLDLLGEDTYVAHGVHLDETEVELLADTGTGVAHCPASNMKLASGMAPVQRLRDAGVTVGIGTDGAASNNDLDAFDEVRDAAMIGKLAAEDAGAVPAEAAVEMVTRGSADLLGVDSGRVEAGANADLAVVDLEAPHLTPAHDLVSHLAYAVRGSDVRHTVCAGEVLMRDREVVTLDERAVRERASEHARDLVARAEGDD, encoded by the coding sequence ATGAGCGACCTCCTCGTCGCGGGCGGACAGGTACTGCGACCCGATCTCACCGTCGAGCGAGCGGACGTGCTGGTCGACCGGGAGAGTGGCGACGTCGCCGACGTCGTCGAGCCCGGCACCGCCGACGCCGCCGAACGGCTCGACGCCAGCGGCGGCCTGGTGATTCCGGGGCTGATCAACGCCCACGGACACGTCGCGATGACGCTGTTGCGCGGGTACGCCGACGACAAGCCGCTCGACGCCTGGCTGCAGGAGGACATCTGGCCGGTCGAAGCGGAACTCACCGCCGACGATATCGCGGCCGGTGCGGAGCTGGGCATCGTCGAGATGATCAAATCGGGCACGACGGCCTTCTCCGATATGTACTTCCACGTCGACCGGATCGCCGACGCGGTCGAGCGCGCCGGCGTGCGGGCCGTCCTCGGCCACACGGCCGTCACCGTCGGCAAGGACGACGAGGCCGCGCGAGCGGATATGCAGCGAAGTCTCGACGTGGCCAAAGAGCTGGACGACGCCGCCGACGGACGGGTCACGACGACCTTCCAGCCCCACTCGCTGACTACCGTCGGCGAAGAGTACCTCCGGGAGTTCGTCCCGAAGGCCCGCGAGGCCGACCTGCCGATCCACTTCCACGCCAACGAGACCGAAAACGAGGTCGACCCGATCGTCGACGAACACGGCCTCCGCCCGCTGGAGTACGCCGCCGACCTCGACCTGCTCGGCGAGGACACCTACGTCGCCCACGGCGTCCACCTCGACGAGACCGAGGTCGAACTGTTGGCCGACACGGGGACCGGCGTCGCCCACTGCCCGGCGTCGAACATGAAGCTCGCCAGCGGGATGGCGCCCGTTCAGCGGCTTCGCGACGCCGGCGTGACCGTCGGGATCGGCACGGACGGCGCGGCCTCGAACAACGACCTCGACGCCTTCGACGAGGTGCGCGACGCGGCGATGATCGGCAAACTCGCCGCCGAGGACGCCGGCGCCGTCCCCGCCGAGGCCGCCGTCGAGATGGTCACGCGGGGGAGCGCCGACCTGCTGGGCGTCGACAGCGGCCGCGTCGAGGCGGGCGCGAACGCCGACCTCGCCGTGGTCGACCTGGAAGCCCCGCACCTGACGCCCGCCCACGATCTGGTGAGTCACCTCGCATACGCCGTCCGCGGGAGCGACGTGCGTCACACCGTCTGTGCTGGCGAGGTACTGATGCGCGACCGCGAAGTAGTGACGCTCGACGAGCGCGCGGTGCGCGAGCGGGCGAGCGAGCACGCCCGGGATCTGGTCGCGCGGGCCGAAGGCGACGACTGA
- a CDS encoding DUF3368 domain-containing protein produces the protein MTDDLDARQQANELDLEVHGSLGVVLAAYADGRLVAADARTKIRALERESTLYLSDPLVRRALDRIDREESDGD, from the coding sequence CTGACGGACGATCTCGACGCGCGCCAGCAGGCGAACGAACTCGACCTCGAAGTCCACGGGTCGCTCGGGGTCGTCCTCGCCGCGTACGCCGACGGACGGCTCGTCGCGGCGGACGCGAGAACGAAGATCCGAGCGCTCGAGCGCGAAAGCACCCTCTACCTCTCGGACCCGCTCGTGAGACGAGCGCTCGACCGTATCGACCGCGAGGAGAGCGACGGCGACTGA
- a CDS encoding KH domain-containing protein: MQHVKIPQDRIGVLIGEGGATLREIEDRAEVRLDVDSETGQVKVEQTGDPLTALKGPDIVKAIGRGFAPEEAMRLLDDEMMMFDIIDIDAAARNRNDLQRHKGRLIGEDGRTRELMEELSGASVVIYGSTLGIIGGPEQVDTVREAAEMIIEGAPHGTVYSFLEEKHNEMKHKGLDYHKFTG, encoded by the coding sequence ATGCAACACGTGAAGATTCCGCAGGACCGGATCGGCGTGCTGATCGGCGAAGGGGGTGCGACGCTGCGGGAGATCGAGGACCGCGCGGAGGTGCGACTCGACGTCGACAGCGAGACGGGCCAGGTGAAAGTCGAACAGACCGGCGACCCGCTCACCGCGCTGAAGGGCCCGGACATCGTCAAGGCCATCGGCCGCGGGTTCGCCCCCGAGGAGGCCATGCGACTGCTCGACGACGAGATGATGATGTTCGACATCATCGACATCGACGCGGCCGCGCGCAACCGCAACGACCTCCAGCGCCACAAGGGGCGGCTCATCGGCGAGGACGGTCGCACCCGCGAACTCATGGAGGAACTCTCGGGCGCCTCCGTCGTCATCTACGGCTCGACGCTGGGCATCATCGGCGGCCCCGAACAGGTCGACACCGTCCGCGAAGCCGCCGAGATGATCATCGAAGGCGCCCCTCACGGCACCGTCTACTCCTTCCTCGAAGAGAAGCACAACGAGATGAAACACAAAGGTCTCGACTATCACAAGTTCACCGGCTAG
- a CDS encoding DUF7473 family protein, with protein sequence MDLVALLSVASPAALAPLQTDVTGGGIFALVITFLLTAAFYAATLHLAATFFIGDVPSQRAAYAGPVPAAVSILLGRYGIESIGFVSPSLGIVIVLLATLVADAIAISVSYRISWRPAAVLTGLHFAFAAVLGFALNNIFGFF encoded by the coding sequence ATGGACCTCGTAGCGCTGCTCTCGGTCGCGTCGCCGGCCGCGCTCGCGCCGCTCCAGACCGACGTGACGGGCGGCGGGATATTCGCTTTGGTAATCACTTTTCTGCTGACCGCCGCCTTCTACGCCGCGACGCTCCATCTCGCCGCGACCTTCTTCATCGGCGACGTGCCCAGCCAGCGGGCCGCCTACGCCGGCCCGGTCCCCGCCGCCGTCTCCATCCTGCTGGGTCGCTACGGGATCGAGAGCATCGGCTTCGTCTCCCCGAGCCTCGGGATCGTGATCGTCCTCCTCGCCACGCTGGTCGCCGACGCCATCGCTATCAGCGTCTCCTACCGGATCTCCTGGCGCCCGGCCGCGGTCCTCACCGGCCTCCACTTCGCCTTCGCGGCCGTGCTGGGCTTCGCTCTGAACAACATCTTCGGCTTCTTCTGA
- a CDS encoding ABC transporter permease has translation MDRTETLRISVRSLRSHRLRAALTVIGIVIGIAAVVTFATFGASLRADVVSEIEGSSANEVYLVATEADEGGGFGGAGQPVFTEYDLSQLREIEGVQRVVPRGIVPVSAVAHDNETIAQRQVTATNATAFETATFESGRAFDNGANEAVVNRPAAQLFPGNLSTGDELSITRSSGERFDVTVVGIVNGTGGQLPFSSFTDQPRVFVPADPFYQSVVESPNAVSNQRVYSQVTVVTDPADTTATQERVREYFAGNRSDAAQLVPDGYEVSARTNADLVDSIERIVTRLTRFVTGIAVIALIVGAVGIANIMLVSVTERTREIGIMKAVGARSRDVMELFLAEAVLLGALGAIIGVPLGIAAGWAATRYAEIPLTLAPGWFAAAVAVGVLTGVVAGLYPAWRAARVDPIDALRYE, from the coding sequence ATGGACCGCACGGAGACGCTGCGGATCAGCGTCCGCTCGTTGCGCTCCCATCGTCTGCGAGCGGCGCTAACGGTGATCGGCATCGTCATCGGGATCGCCGCGGTCGTCACCTTCGCCACCTTCGGCGCGAGCCTGCGGGCCGACGTGGTCTCGGAGATCGAAGGCTCCAGCGCCAACGAGGTGTATCTCGTCGCCACCGAGGCCGACGAGGGCGGCGGGTTCGGCGGCGCCGGCCAGCCCGTCTTCACCGAGTACGACCTCTCGCAGTTGCGCGAGATCGAAGGCGTCCAGCGCGTCGTCCCGCGCGGGATCGTCCCCGTCAGCGCCGTCGCCCACGACAACGAGACGATCGCCCAGCGGCAGGTCACCGCGACCAACGCGACCGCCTTCGAGACGGCCACCTTCGAGTCGGGCCGGGCCTTCGACAACGGCGCGAACGAGGCGGTCGTCAATCGCCCGGCCGCGCAGCTGTTCCCCGGCAACCTCTCGACGGGCGACGAGCTCTCGATCACTCGCTCGTCGGGCGAACGGTTCGACGTCACCGTGGTCGGCATCGTCAACGGCACCGGCGGCCAGCTCCCGTTCAGCTCCTTCACCGACCAGCCGCGGGTGTTCGTCCCCGCCGACCCGTTCTACCAGTCGGTCGTCGAGAGCCCCAACGCGGTGAGCAACCAGCGGGTCTACTCGCAGGTGACCGTCGTCACCGACCCCGCCGACACCACCGCCACCCAGGAGCGCGTCCGCGAGTACTTCGCCGGCAACCGCTCGGACGCCGCGCAACTGGTCCCCGACGGCTACGAGGTGAGCGCCCGGACCAACGCCGACCTAGTCGACAGCATCGAGCGCATCGTCACCAGACTCACCCGCTTCGTCACCGGCATCGCCGTCATCGCGCTGATCGTCGGCGCCGTCGGCATCGCGAACATCATGCTCGTCAGCGTCACCGAGCGGACCCGCGAGATCGGGATCATGAAGGCCGTCGGGGCGCGCAGCCGCGACGTGATGGAGCTCTTTCTGGCGGAGGCGGTCCTGCTCGGGGCGCTCGGCGCCATCATCGGCGTCCCACTCGGGATCGCCGCCGGCTGGGCCGCCACGCGGTACGCCGAGATCCCGCTGACCCTGGCGCCCGGGTGGTTCGCCGCCGCCGTCGCCGTCGGCGTCCTCACCGGCGTCGTCGCCGGCCTCTACCCCGCCTGGCGGGCCGCCCGCGTCGACCCGATCGACGCGCTGCGGTACGAGTGA
- a CDS encoding acyl-CoA thioesterase/bile acid-CoA:amino acid N-acyltransferase family protein encodes MPTIAVADEAVHDEATPVRVTGVEPGATVELLAETDGWYDEGCSSRTIFEADGEGLVDTAEHEPVEGYDGVAPMGWLWSMAPDGEGETGWPHAGRDPVTVEVETRVDGAQVAETTTVRRPTDPGVEHVAVDDDVVGDLFVPAGEGPHPGVLVLHGSEGEPARGRAALLAAHGFAALAVHYFGDPAPLPDQLIEVPVEYFGAAADRLRERADVADGPLGLYGHSKGAEAALVTASRYDWAGAVVAGAPAAHRWQGLDESGEQRTSSWTADGDPLPHVPFRAPPGSDEDGNVAFANVYANSLDRAPGDRREAARIPVERIDAALLVVSGGADRMWPSVEFAATVVEARSEEAGVDVDTAHRSYERAGHSIAPPYRPTAGTAVADGMALGGTPAANARAAADSWPAVLETLDAIEPSDG; translated from the coding sequence ATGCCGACGATAGCGGTGGCCGACGAAGCGGTACACGACGAGGCGACGCCCGTCCGGGTGACCGGCGTCGAGCCCGGCGCGACGGTCGAACTCCTGGCCGAGACCGACGGCTGGTACGACGAGGGATGTTCGTCGCGGACGATCTTCGAGGCGGACGGCGAGGGCCTCGTCGATACGGCCGAGCACGAACCCGTCGAGGGGTACGACGGCGTCGCGCCGATGGGCTGGCTGTGGTCGATGGCGCCCGACGGAGAGGGTGAAACGGGATGGCCCCACGCCGGTCGCGACCCCGTGACCGTCGAGGTCGAGACGCGAGTGGACGGAGCACAGGTCGCCGAGACGACGACCGTCCGCCGACCGACGGATCCCGGCGTCGAGCACGTCGCCGTCGACGACGACGTGGTCGGCGACCTGTTCGTCCCCGCCGGGGAGGGGCCGCACCCGGGCGTGCTCGTCCTGCACGGCTCGGAGGGCGAACCGGCCCGCGGTCGCGCGGCGTTGCTGGCCGCCCACGGGTTCGCGGCGCTGGCCGTCCACTACTTCGGCGACCCCGCCCCGCTCCCCGACCAGCTGATCGAGGTACCGGTCGAGTACTTCGGCGCGGCGGCCGACCGACTGCGCGAGCGCGCGGACGTGGCGGACGGGCCGCTCGGCCTCTACGGCCACTCCAAGGGCGCGGAAGCGGCGCTCGTCACGGCGTCGCGGTACGACTGGGCGGGAGCGGTCGTCGCCGGCGCGCCCGCGGCCCATCGCTGGCAGGGACTCGACGAGTCCGGCGAGCAGCGGACGAGCTCGTGGACGGCGGACGGCGACCCGCTCCCGCACGTCCCCTTCCGCGCCCCGCCGGGGTCCGACGAGGACGGTAACGTCGCCTTCGCGAACGTCTACGCGAACTCCCTCGACCGCGCCCCGGGCGACCGCCGCGAGGCCGCCCGGATCCCGGTCGAACGGATCGACGCGGCGCTCCTGGTCGTCTCTGGCGGCGCCGACCGGATGTGGCCGAGCGTCGAGTTCGCGGCGACCGTCGTGGAAGCACGCTCCGAGGAGGCCGGGGTCGACGTCGACACGGCCCACCGCTCGTACGAGCGCGCGGGACACAGCATCGCACCGCCGTACCGACCGACCGCGGGGACAGCGGTCGCCGACGGGATGGCGCTGGGCGGGACACCGGCGGCGAACGCCCGCGCGGCCGCGGACTCATGGCCGGCGGTGCTGGAAACCCTGGACGCCATCGAACCGAGCGACGGCTGA
- a CDS encoding M48 family metalloprotease — MPAFLASVGTLASVSLVTALGYFLYSRRFRDAADATAALGRIRRAFRVGLPVVYVVALFAMIAAGWLDAVDAALGALPAGESVVGGAVTVVVGLTAPAVAVGAGYFGAFPVVRDLREADVSATTVAARLVRYAVGLAALFVVVVLGVGLAGEGLASGAGFAAAIAVLLGSAWAGSPWLVRLLQSTREPTAAERARLDRLCVDAGFDPRAVRILELADAKRAFAFARGLPGRRHLFVSDYLLAELDDESLRAYLALQAGRARAKHLEVRLAVAVGTVLAVLGPLLGVTEVPGVGNGIVALVALLGGLVGLWAGRRLVYRADDYAAARTSCEAVVATVERFADLNDAPMEWGRLIALRRMEPPLDSRIDRLRDRAARE, encoded by the coding sequence GTGCCCGCCTTCCTCGCGTCCGTCGGGACGCTGGCGAGCGTCTCGCTGGTCACCGCGCTCGGTTACTTCCTGTACAGCCGCCGGTTCCGCGACGCGGCCGACGCGACCGCGGCGCTCGGGCGTATCCGCCGCGCGTTCCGCGTCGGGCTCCCGGTCGTCTACGTGGTCGCTCTCTTCGCGATGATCGCCGCGGGGTGGCTCGACGCCGTCGACGCCGCGCTCGGGGCGCTCCCGGCCGGCGAGTCGGTCGTCGGCGGCGCCGTCACGGTCGTCGTCGGACTGACCGCGCCCGCGGTCGCCGTCGGTGCCGGCTACTTCGGCGCGTTCCCCGTCGTTCGTGACCTCCGCGAGGCGGACGTGTCGGCGACGACCGTCGCGGCGCGGCTCGTTCGCTACGCGGTCGGACTCGCGGCGCTGTTCGTCGTCGTCGTCCTCGGCGTCGGGCTCGCCGGCGAGGGCCTCGCGTCGGGCGCCGGCTTCGCCGCCGCGATCGCCGTCCTGCTCGGGTCCGCCTGGGCCGGGTCCCCGTGGCTGGTCCGCCTGCTCCAGTCGACCCGCGAGCCGACCGCCGCCGAGCGCGCCCGGCTCGACCGGCTCTGTGTGGACGCCGGGTTCGACCCCCGGGCGGTTCGGATCCTCGAACTCGCCGACGCGAAGCGAGCGTTCGCGTTCGCCCGCGGGCTCCCCGGCCGGCGCCACCTGTTCGTCAGCGACTACCTGCTCGCGGAGCTCGACGACGAGTCGCTTCGCGCCTATCTCGCCCTCCAGGCCGGGCGGGCGCGCGCCAAGCACCTCGAAGTCAGGCTCGCGGTCGCCGTCGGGACCGTCCTGGCCGTGCTCGGCCCGCTGCTCGGGGTCACCGAGGTTCCCGGTGTCGGGAACGGGATAGTCGCACTGGTCGCTCTCCTCGGCGGCCTCGTCGGGCTGTGGGCCGGACGGCGACTCGTCTACCGCGCCGACGACTACGCGGCGGCCCGAACGAGCTGCGAGGCCGTCGTGGCGACCGTCGAGCGGTTCGCCGACCTCAACGACGCGCCGATGGAGTGGGGTCGCCTCATCGCGCTACGTCGGATGGAGCCCCCGCTCGACAGCCGGATCGACCGGCTGCGCGACCGCGCGGCACGGGAGTGA
- a CDS encoding ABC transporter ATP-binding protein, producing MTDATDTEVAGSDSPAGANSAPGDGDPVVDLADVTKTYDGAVAVEALSHVSLSLAPGSYTAVMGPSGSGKSTLLNLVGALDTPTEGVVRIDGQDVAALSEAERARARGRTVGFVFQTFNLMPRLTAVENVALPLVFQGVDRGERRERAADLLSRVGLGDRLDHRPSELSGGQRQRVAIARALAADPALLLADEPTGNVDTETGAQIMDLFAELHEAGNTILLVTHERRIAEHAERIVHFRDGVIEDVEVL from the coding sequence GTGACCGACGCGACTGACACGGAGGTGGCAGGGAGCGACTCCCCCGCGGGGGCGAACTCGGCACCCGGTGACGGTGACCCGGTCGTCGACCTCGCGGACGTGACGAAGACCTACGACGGCGCGGTCGCAGTCGAGGCGCTCTCGCACGTCTCGCTCTCGCTGGCCCCAGGTTCCTACACCGCCGTCATGGGCCCCAGCGGGTCGGGCAAGAGCACGCTCCTCAACCTCGTCGGCGCCCTCGACACGCCCACCGAGGGGGTCGTCCGCATCGACGGTCAGGACGTCGCGGCGCTCTCGGAGGCAGAGCGCGCGCGGGCCCGCGGCCGTACCGTCGGCTTCGTCTTCCAGACGTTCAACCTCATGCCGCGGCTGACCGCCGTCGAGAACGTCGCCCTGCCGCTGGTCTTCCAGGGCGTCGACCGCGGCGAGCGTCGCGAGCGCGCCGCGGATCTCCTTTCGCGAGTCGGCCTCGGCGACCGCCTCGACCATCGTCCCTCGGAGCTATCGGGCGGCCAGCGCCAGCGCGTCGCCATCGCCCGCGCGCTGGCGGCCGACCCCGCGCTCCTGCTCGCCGACGAGCCGACCGGCAACGTCGACACCGAGACGGGCGCACAGATCATGGATCTGTTCGCCGAGCTGCACGAGGCCGGCAACACCATCCTGCTCGTCACCCACGAACGGCGCATCGCCGAACACGCCGAGCGCATCGTCCACTTCCGCGACGGCGTGATCGAAGACGTGGAGGTCCTCTGA